In the genome of Zootoca vivipara chromosome 6, rZooViv1.1, whole genome shotgun sequence, the window TTCGAAGTCAGATGAGAAGCCTCTACAAACAGCTACTTAGTATAAAATTTTAAACAGGAAATTCTGAAAACATGCAGAAGCCATTGCACTGAAGTACAATGTTCAAAAGGCTGGTTTAATATATGACTAAGTGTCAGGAGTCGGGTTTCTGAGAATTACTTTTCAGATAAACAACTTTATAGCACTGCACTTAATCTTACTTACTAGAGACATCTCATTTATCACTGAATTACAAGTAACTTTAATTCTATTGATGTTGCCATAAAGTCAGTTGAAAATCAAGGCTGGCAGTTTTAAAGATTTTTGtcttatctctctccctctctcacacacacatccctggAACAGACAACGCTACCAGGAACAATCCCCTTTCCTTCTCACTTCCTAGAAAAACACTGCAGGCTGCATCCTAAATAGAGAAATTAAAGAGGTTTATAGCTTCGAGAATCCATTGACTTCGAGGGGTTAATGTCAGGCTGTCGTGCAAGCGCTGCCAGCTCTaaactttcctttttctctctgttttttaaaaaggctcttattttatggatttttttttcttcgtCTAAAAAATTGGAAGCGGTTCAACTCGAAACCGATCTGTGCCGAAAGGTGGCGCTGTCGAGGTTTAAACCGAACCCATTCAAGCAGGATTTTTTCACTTCGCGCAGCTTTTCGGCGTTCTTTGCTTTTAGCGAcattccttcccctgcccccgccTCCCCTCCCAAAGAGAGAAATGACACGcgattattattaatattgttattattattttgcgtaTTAAATGAATAGATCGCCACCCAGTTCCAAAGAGGATCTGGATAAATAATATTAAGGGACTCTGTCGCTATTTCTTCAAATGCAGTTCATTTAAAACTTGGGACATCTTTGAAGGCAAAACTTTATTTATTACGATGCAAAGCCATTGGCcgcgggggaggggagaggcgggAAGCGGGCTGCCGGTAGCTGGCAATTAGCAACTTTTCTTAACATTTTGACCCTCTCGCAGATCCATCGATGGGAGGTGGGCGGGGAGATCGGGTatcggaagaagaagaagaaaggggggagatGAAGCAGAGGCGCGGCTTGCGAAATCAGATGGTTCCATGACACCGGAGCAAAGGCCAAAGGGTGTCTGAAATTTGCAAAGAGGAAAGTCTTGGATTTGCTCCTGCTTGAGGATGGGGGGGGCGGTTGGAGAGAAATGCTCTCCAGATTAACTCTTCGCAAGCCGATAAATCCTCCAAAGATGCTGATGCGAGTTGGAGCCACGAGGGCTATCCAACACCACCGTTCATCTCCATCACTGAGTGACCCATCCTTCTCCCCGcggaaaggaagaaaatattgaaCTGGTGTGGTGTATaatcttcttccaccaccaccccccggaAGTCCGTGGAACCCCAGCTTCCTCGCTCTCTTTAGCACGTGTCCTCGCTAGATCACTCCTCGCAATTTTTGAAATTTGGAGTCGGTGAGCGCGTGTCTGCTCCACACACGCGCGGGGGCGGGGGATACTTAAGGGGGGGAAGGGTGGGCGAAGATCAAGCGTTAGGACCACTCCGGGCAAAGTCCCAACGCGGAGATCAGTGTTAAccaaacacacatttatttatttatttatttatttatttattttgcaaacgcTACCAGCCTAGACAAAAAGTTAGCTCGAGATGTACAAGCTAACGCATGCAAGCACTCATACAAGCAAGGAAGGGAGCATCCTTACCTATTGAACACCAGCCATCCCCAGCCACGAGACAAAACATCCCCTTGGCTTTTCTCTATTCCTAACAGTAATGCCCGGTAGAGATAAATAGGGGCTCTGCCCCCCCCGCTTTTGAAGAATGAAAACTGGTGAGTCCTCTTCCTTGGGACTCCTGAAAATCACTTTCAGTCAGGAAGGAGTTAAAAAGTTCTGGTCCCAGCTGACAGTCAGCTGATTGGCCCCTGATTGACAGCTTCGAAAAGTTTCCTTGTTTCTATACTATTATGCTAAAGAGGGCCGGGTTCGCGGCACTGGATTGGCCAGGACTCGGAGTCAATTTCCCATTTGAAAGCTTGACGTCAGGAGCGCTATAAAACTCAGCAATGCTTTTAAACTCTCCTCCTGGATGagctctttaaaatattttttcatcttGTTGCTGGAGCTTGGGAGTTgagttacttttctttttttcaaggggaaaaaaacctgcttGTTATTTTGGGTCATACCATTGACCCCAGACAGTATTATTTTccaagggtttttttctttcgCTTTTTCTAAAGAAGTAGTAATAGTTACttacctcctctctctttttttttccttctccccctcccctgatggTGAAACTGTCTCTCTCTTCGTTTTTTGCACCGGgcatgaaaaaaagagagaaagcagtcCAGAAGGAAAGAGACCCTGAAGtgttgagaaagaaagaaatccaaacAACCGTTGCAAACAACAACTTATAAAGCAACCTTTTTCTCTGCAAAGCTGcagagcacagagagagagagagagcgcacaggggagagagggggagggaggcgagggggagagagagagcgcgaagGGGGTGAGAGCGAGAGAAAAGCCAAAGCAATCCAGCGCAGCCTGATGCAAAAGGCGACGAAGTAGAGCCagaagagcgagcgagcgaggcagCCGCCTGCGGTCCGCCGGCTGCACCCGCGTGGCTCTTCTTCGCGAAGGGAAGCTCGCTGCAGCTTGGAGGAGCCCAGCCTTGCCAAAGCGGGAGAGAgcggcaggcaggcaagcaggcgcgGGGGGAGCGCGCGAGCGAGAGAGCGCGAGCCGCGCAGGCACCCCGAGAGCAGCGGCGCCGAGCTCTTGCAAAGCTTCAAACTGGCTCACCCGCTCGCAAGTCAGAGCAGCCCCCTCGCTCCGGGAGTGCACCCTTTCTGGaggactggcggcggcggcggcggcggcaccccCAGCAAAAGGATGGCATCCGAGCTGGCCCTGAACAGCTCCGACCTGCCCACCAGTCCCTTGGCCATGGAATATGTTAATGACTTCGATCTGATGAAGTTTGAAGTGAAAAAGGAGCCGGTGGAGACCGACCGCATTATCAGCCAGTGCGGCCGTTTGATCGCTGGGGGCTCGCTCTCTTCCACCCCGATGAGCACGCCCTGCAGCTCGGTGCCGCCGTCGCCCAGCTTCTCGGCGCCCAGCCCGGGCTCGGGCGGCAGCGACCAGAAGACGCACTTGGAAGACTACTACTGGATGACCGGCTACCCGCAGCAGCTCAACCCAGAGGCGCTGGGCTTCAGCCCGGAAGACGCCGTGGAGGCGCTCATCAACAACAGCCACCACCAGCTCCAGAGCGCGCCGGGCTTCGATGGCTATGCTAGAGGGCAGCAGCTGGCCGCGGCcgccgccgcagcagcagcagccggcggCAGCGCCGGCCCGGGGGGATCCATGCAGCCCGACGACATGGGCTCGGCGGCCGCCGTGGTGTCAGCGGTGATCGCGgcggctcagcagcagcagcagcagcagaacggCGGCGGCGCGCcccattaccaccaccaccaccacccggccgggggccaccaccaccatcaccaccaccagcagccggGCAGCGTGCAGTCctcgggcagcagcagcagcagcagtagcagcagcagcagcagcgccggcgGAGGCAGCGGAGGGGGCGGCGGGGGTCTCCACCACCCTCaccacggcggcggcggcagcttgCATTTCGACGACCGCTTCTCGGACGAGCAGCTGGTGACCATGTCGGTGAGGGAACTCAACCGGCAGCTGCGCGGCGTCAGCAAGGAAGAGGTAATCCGGCTGAAGCAGAAGCGGCGGACCCTCAAGAACCGAGGCTACGCGCAGTCCTGCCGCTTCAAGAGGGTCCAGCAGCGGCACGTCTTGGAGTCCGAGAAGAACCAGCTCCTGCAGCAAGTGGAGCATCTCAAGCAGGAAATCTCCAGGCTGGTCCGGGAGAGGGACGCCTACAAGGAAAAATACGAGAAATTGGTCAGCAATGGGTTCAGAGAAAACGGCTCCAGCAGCGACAACCCATCCTCTCCAGAGTTTTTCATGTGAGTTGTggtcttcctctctccccaccacctccaACCTGCACCCCCTACTTCCCTGGCAGCCTCGTAACACCTTTAGCACACATACACACGTGCGCGCAAAAGTTTCTCCACGCGGCTTGGGGCGAGGGGGGCAGCTTGCTATAAAGCAATCAAACTGGCCACCACGTCtccattattaataataatgatgataaaaaaaatttCTGGGGGTAAACAGCAAGCTCaactttgggttgttttttttttaagatggatTGACTCAGCAATAGCCAACCTTATacaagtttgtttatttatttttttacttttgtgaGGGCTTCTTGCTGGgcgcttgtgtgtgtgttgaaatccAACTTTCCACCAACTCACTACTTCAATCTGAAGTTTGCTCAGCCTTTGAAACCTGCCATCCATATATAATGAAGTgttttctcctcccctttttaCATTTGCTGTGTTCAAAGTACAAAAAATGATATTTTCCTTTTCCCCATCCTGAGTTCTTCAAATGGGTTTTGAATCTGgaataggcacacacacacacaggaaaagtaattataaaattattttaagacTTTGGCTTGCTGAGTTCCATCTGTTGTGCTAAACCTAGAGAATCAACCTGCCAGATTGAAGCCCTCATCCACCTCCCATGTGTTCATGATGTGAGTTTTGGCCTTGCCCTGCCAAATGGTGAAACTTTTAGTATGCCATTAGATTCCCATACTCATCTCATCCATTTATTATGCTTGCTATTTTGTCTTAGCATCTATTAACTATGTAACTGTTTCAAAAGACTATGGGGAGAAAACAAAGACAATATATTGATAAAAGCCCTGCATGCTGGACATgtacggtatatatattttttcttttgcttggaTATGGACTTCGGAGACTGTAACGGCATGACATTCATCCTTTTTAGTTTTATTGCCTCAACACTTTTTTGAACTGAAAACAAAAAAGTGCAACCTTTTGGGGGCTTCTTCCTCCCCATTCAAGTTTTCATCTACTCTGGAAACTGCTTTGAGTTGCTCAGAActtcagatttctttttaatgcaTTGATACAtcccttctttaaaaagaaagaaaaggagagagagagaagcccagaaTGGATTGTGATTACCCTTAATATGATTTCTAAAAAGAACTTTGGGGGGAAAGTTTTAAAACTTACGCGTAAAAAAAGATTCACTTCCAATTTGTGGGTTTTGAAAATTATGCTGTTGCTTAAAGCAGTCGAAAATTTATGTTGGAATGATCTGCCCCATTTctgctattttttgtttttattttccttttggcCATTGTCAAATGTTGGAATGCTCTGGGTTCCTGGTATATAATTTAATTCTAGCTTTTATTGTCTGTTAGCACCAGTTCAAATGTAtgctacagaaaaaaagaaatgttataGATACATTCAAAAGAGTTAGGTCTGTTTAGCTgtagatccttttttaaaaaatgatgcactAAATTGTTAACTGTCTTGATGTTAAAAGGGGGTAGAATTTACAATgggactgttttttttaaaaaaaagtagtttaTACAGCATGTGATTGCAACTTAAGTATAAGTTGGGTAAATGtagaccttgctatgccactgactgtttttgaaaaccaaagtattaAAGGGGGAGCCCCCCCCTCTTTATATTATTAATAGGGGTATTTTGTGTTCAAAATGtatggttgggttttgttttggggctttttttgaaattgaaatattTGGGACTGAATTGCACTAAGATATAACCTGAAGCATAAAATATAAACCATTACAAACCTGTCTAGGATGCTAATATGATTTATGCAGTTACAAAGATGGCATTACTGCTCagtttttttaaatgatgcagATTTTTTTACAGTTGTATTGTGGTGCAGAACTGGATTTTCTGTAACTTCACAAAAATCACAAAGTTTTAAAGGCATTAATCAGCAAATTTTATTTTCAGGGAGTGATAatcctgtctttaaaaaaaatggaaagtaaaTCTTGccacaataaatataaaaaaatcttgTCAGttacttttttcccccttttacatATTTTGCTGTGcaaaattgttttatatattgaGTTACAAACTAACCATGTGTGATGTTCCTTATgtgctttctttcatttttcaacTTTACGGTTATATCAAAAAGACAGAATAATCTACTATAATAAACTGCATTTTTGATTCTATATTCAGTTTCATTAGTTTGTAGCTTCCCTCACCACCATCAACAAAAAGTAAAGCCCTCTTTAAAAGTAGTATATTGGGTGGGGTGTTGAGAGGGAGAGTGGTCTGCTAACACAGTTTATCTAAATAGATAAGATGGGTGAAGGAATGGGCTGCCTAAGTTTCAGGCAAGGTGGGAATTGCTACCCACCAGAGCTCTGTTTTCTCACAGGTAGGTGAAGAAGCATGGCTTCTGGGGTACTAGGCTTAACTTTTTCAGTTTTGTAATAATTCTAAAAGGCATTCAGACTCTTCCCCTTCCATGATTATTTAAGCCACAGGTCTCAAGTAAGAGTTGTGACTTTGGTTTTCATTGTTTTATGGTGGAATATGACAAAAGGAGGGGATTTTGCACCCTCTTATTGAAGTCAGGTAAACTGGGCTGTGCACCCTAGGTTTTTCTTATCTATTCCTTTATTGATGTTACAGGGAATTTTAAAGATGTGGCTAGAATCCAATGGACCACAAAACTAATTCACCACtgagaggggcgggggggggggcttgacccTTTTTAACCCTCTTTCCCCATGATGTGCATCGCAAAGGGCTTTTGAAACAGGATGTTGTTTTTCGAAAGCCGCTTGTGATATGGCGTAGGGCGGGAAGTTTGCCCATTCAAAAAAAGAAGTCAAAAATTCCACCAGATTCgcactctctcctccttcctcccctcccccaccaccactcgccATTCTATTTTAAgtgtttttgtttcattcatttatgGTGTATTTTGCTAGCCCTATTTCTCTGGTGAAGTTTATCAGGAGAGGAGAAAAATTAAGTAAGTATCAACAGTAGTTGCTACTTTTCAAAGAAAAAGGGTATCTGGAGTTTTATTCTTGAGGACTAGAAAGGGAGACTTCTGTTGGGACCTTTTCTTGGTCACTGTCAAAAATCCTCCATAGAACACTTGATGCTGTGGTGTTCCTGTAGTGTAAACTGACTGCAATAGTATCTGGGAGTGAGCTGGATTTGCGTCTTGAGTTCCTGGATGGAACTCGGGATCTACTTTCCTGAATGCTCAATGCAGTCTTTCAAGATCTCTCGACTCCACCAGCTGTAGTTTTGCTTTTAAATCACTTTGGGAAAGCATGCAGGAGAGTGTGAATTCCACCAACTCACCTGTTCCCTAGACTACAACCAGTGTTGGGGGGAGGAACAGGGGAGTTGCAGGTGGAGGGAGGTGAATAGGAGGCGCTCAGAAAACTGCTGAGAACTAGGCCCTGTTTGAATTTGCAGGTGGGCTCTGTCCTGTAAAACTTTACAAGGTACTGCTTTTAAACCTGCGCTGAGCCAGGGCAAAGGTCACCAGACATTTAAACAAAGTTGTGGCCTCAATCTGAGACTAAAACAGAGGTAGTGTgttccctgcctttccccctcacTGCTCGGTCTTGTTCTCTCTCTCGGGGAGTGAATTGGTGTGTCTGTGAATGTGTGTTTTACAGATCCCGTGGCCCAGAAAAAGCTTGTGGCTCCCTAAACCAAGTAGTGCTTTTAAGTGTGCATGGAACATTTAGATCCACATTAATTTACAGGGAGGGGAAAGGCCTTGAAGTGTGCAGAatgaagttgctgctgctgctctctctccccccccccaatatctccaTCTACTTTTCTTTGACAACCGCCCAGTTGCCCAACGTCCTCCTTCAGAAAGCCACACACATGTCCTTTAGCACTTGACCTTCTGATAGCCCAGGCAAGTTCTATAGGCTGCATCACTGCAGCGCTCTCTAGGCAAGTTAATGTGTAAGCGGAGGGTAAACTGCCTGCAATTGGCCAATCAGAAAATTATTTGCTCTTATAAAGATAGTAGGGCTTTCTCTCACCACCGccactcctcctcttccctccccctttgctTCTTCAAATGTTTGAACTCCTTGCCAAAAGTTCCACAGGCTCTCAGTGGCCCTCACCTTGCTGAGGTCTTTTCCTTAGCTCAGGCAGGCCCAATGCAGGGAAGAATTCACCTTGCTGCTTGCAAACTGTTAGGATTTCCCCTGCAGAAGCAGATCTTACATTtgcaaacatcccccccc includes:
- the MAF gene encoding transcription factor Maf, which codes for MASELALNSSDLPTSPLAMEYVNDFDLMKFEVKKEPVETDRIISQCGRLIAGGSLSSTPMSTPCSSVPPSPSFSAPSPGSGGSDQKTHLEDYYWMTGYPQQLNPEALGFSPEDAVEALINNSHHQLQSAPGFDGYARGQQLAAAAAAAAAAGGSAGPGGSMQPDDMGSAAAVVSAVIAAAQQQQQQQNGGGAPHYHHHHHPAGGHHHHHHHQQPGSVQSSGSSSSSSSSSSSSAGGGSGGGGGGLHHPHHGGGGSLHFDDRFSDEQLVTMSVRELNRQLRGVSKEEVIRLKQKRRTLKNRGYAQSCRFKRVQQRHVLESEKNQLLQQVEHLKQEISRLVRERDAYKEKYEKLVSNGFRENGSSSDNPSSPEFFMYPRESSTSVM